From the Plodia interpunctella isolate USDA-ARS_2022_Savannah chromosome 5, ilPloInte3.2, whole genome shotgun sequence genome, one window contains:
- the LOC128669699 gene encoding putative nuclease HARBI1: MDSDNELFEDLEALEAIELINNPRLFTRPRIYRERSKDFVKYDDKDFFIRYRLSKESVLFILQKIENQLEFNDDRNNSVPPINQVLCALRFYATGNQLMSVADLNGISVATCSRIVKRVSQAIVSLRREFIRFPDTEVEQHIVKEEFYRIARFPNILGCIDCTHIKIQSPGGDDAELFRNRKSYMSINMQTISTAKLLITDVVVCWPGSTHDSTIYQNSQRYTKFEHGDYRGNYLLGDSGYPLKSHLLTPYLNPVSRGQQKYNEAHIKTDNL; the protein is encoded by the exons atggataGTGACAATGAATTATTTGAGGATTTAGAAGCATTAGAAGCgatagaattaataaataacccAAGGTTGTTTACACGACCTCGTATATATCGTGAAAGATCGAAAGACTTCGTGAAATATGATGATAAGGATTTCTTCATCAGGTATAGATTATCAAAGgaaagtgttttatttatactacagAAGATAGAAAATCAGCTAGAATTCAACGACGATAG AAACAATTCTGTACCACCAATCAACCAAGTTCTGTGTGCCCTTAGATTTTATGCCACTGGGAATCAATTAATGTCTGTGGCGGATTTAAATGGGATCAGCGTTGCCACTTGCAGCCGAATAGTTAAAAGAGTTTCCCAAGCCATAGTGAGTCTTCGAAGAGAATTCATTAGATTTCCTGATACTGAAGTAGAGCAACATATTGTGAAAGAAGAATTTTACAGAATAGCTCGTTTCCCAAATATTCTTGGGTGTATAGACTGTACACACATAAAGATTCAATCAccag gtGGAGATGATGCAGAACTCTTTAGGAATAGGAAATCTTACATGTCAATTAACATGCAAACAATCAGTACTGCAAAGTTATTGATAACTGATGTTGTAGTATGTTGGCCTGGGTCAACACATGATTCcacaatttatcaaaatagcCAGAGGTATACTAAATTTGAACATGGCGATTACCGagggaattatttattaggagATAGTGGATATCCTttaaag AGCCATCTCCTGACACCATATCTTAATCCAGTTTCTCGTGGACAGCAAAAATATAACGAGGCTCACATAAAAACAGAtaatctgtaa
- the LOC128669700 gene encoding nuclear apoptosis-inducing factor 1-like, with protein MAEKRKRGQNFSLEEKDKLVKLLLLHKDTILNKKTDGATNEAKCEAWTAVTNSFNSSSNIYRSKESLIKVWDKLKSESKLYFGQLKRNTTQTGGGPSIIKFDPVLEQVCSILGRGCTGIIGVSDCDADTGPEVFETPKVICIQDDSNIWKTIEDVDLEIKMDNCQNSTDTPKEILTEESEVPKDFHESQLKKTPLWSRRRPHISNYNERTEASTLVSSSIRDVYIKKRKY; from the exons ATGGCTGAAAAAAGGAAACGCGGCCAAAACTTTTCTCTCGAAGAGAAGgataaacttgtaaaattgttACTTCTCCACAAAGATacaatcttaaataaaaaaaccgatGGGGCTACAAATGAAGCAAAGTGTGAAGCTTGGACAGCGGTTACAAATTCATTCAACTCGTCGTCTAATATATAcag gaGTAAAGAATCACTCATTAAAGTATGGGACAAATTGAAGAGTGAgagtaaattgtattttggtCAATTGAAAAGAAATACAACACAAACTGGAGGAGGGCCATCCATCATAAAATTTGACCCCGTGCTGGAACAAGTGTGTTCCATTCTTGGTCGTGGCTGCACTGGCATCATTGGTGTATCTGATTGTGACGCTGACACTGGTCCTGAAGTATTTGAGACACCAAAGGTCATATGCATTCAAGATGACAGTAATATATGGAAGACAATTGAGGACGTggatttagaaataaaaatggacaACTGTCAGAATTCCACTGATACTCCAAAAGAAATTTTGACTGAAGAAAGTGAA gtgcCAAAAGATTTCCACGAGTCCCAGCTTAAAAAAACCCCATTGTGGTCACGGAGACGGCCAcatatatcaaattataatgagCGGACTGAAGCTTCGACTTTAGTTTCTTCAAGTATAAGagatgtatatataaaaaaaagaaaatattga